A genomic stretch from Pseudomonadota bacterium includes:
- a CDS encoding DUF481 domain-containing protein produces the protein MKKTLILGSLLIAPVAQAELSDTFKNSLTAAYNTGDSYVFETVKNSITTETNISDVEAFITTLAKPVAVETEVVADIEPAAGPEKVYPNSLMDGWSGSVEGGFSLSSGNTEKRNLNAKISGNREGEKWFQKGSVEARTTHEDDVRTEEEYRFKGEIGRKLSEIDYVFGQASYVIDPFSSYDWRLDEVVGYGRYFIKEEDMTLEGKMAVGGRHSQPNQNGADREDELVAKPSLAFKWKINDALTLSEDLSSTIGDELVVTESLTSLTNKMTEKLSLRASLHAEHTNKVPAGTKKLDTVTTLNVVYDF, from the coding sequence ATGAAAAAAACACTCATTCTTGGAAGCCTTCTTATTGCTCCTGTGGCGCAAGCAGAACTTTCTGATACATTCAAAAACAGCCTAACAGCTGCTTACAACACAGGCGACAGCTACGTTTTTGAAACAGTTAAAAACAGCATTACAACTGAAACAAACATTTCTGATGTTGAAGCATTCATCACAACACTGGCAAAGCCAGTAGCTGTGGAAACAGAAGTTGTTGCAGATATCGAACCTGCTGCAGGCCCAGAAAAAGTTTACCCGAACTCACTTATGGACGGCTGGTCTGGAAGTGTTGAGGGTGGTTTTTCACTTTCATCTGGTAACACAGAAAAGCGTAACCTGAATGCAAAAATCTCTGGTAACCGCGAAGGTGAAAAATGGTTCCAAAAAGGGAGTGTAGAAGCACGCACAACACACGAAGACGATGTGCGTACTGAAGAAGAATACCGCTTTAAAGGTGAAATTGGCCGCAAGCTAAGCGAGATTGACTATGTATTTGGTCAAGCAAGCTACGTGATCGATCCGTTCTCAAGCTATGACTGGCGCCTTGACGAAGTTGTCGGTTACGGTCGTTACTTCATTAAAGAAGAAGACATGACACTTGAGGGTAAAATGGCGGTCGGTGGACGCCATTCTCAGCCAAACCAAAATGGTGCAGATCGCGAAGATGAACTTGTTGCAAAGCCATCTCTTGCATTTAAATGGAAGATCAATGATGCACTGACTTTAAGTGAAGACCTTTCAAGCACAATTGGTGACGAGCTTGTGGTGACAGAATCACTCACATCCCTCACAAACAAAATGACAGAAAAGCTTTCTCTACGTGCAAGCCTACATGCAGAACACACAAACAAAGTTCCTGCTGGCACGAAAAAGCTAGATACCGTAACAACCCTAAACGTTGTTTACGATTTCTAA
- the ggt gene encoding gamma-glutamyltransferase, with amino-acid sequence MRHLFFTLLAVVMLIESSLAQGVSFNDDMSIQKPTFGHKAMVVTAEKNASEVGVQILKQGGNAADAAAAVGFALAVTLPRAGNLGGGGFALYYDAQAKDIKALDYREVAPSRSTENMYQRRDGTVDSKKSLHSLLGTGVPGTVSGLLNLQEKYGRLTREEVMAPAIKLAEEGFPVSESLALSLWDHRKRLQKNPETARTFFKTGGRPYAPGETLVQLDLANSLKLISIYGKDAFYTGPIAESIVNDMHTHGGIITREDLQNYKPVYRDPLVGRYRGYQIAAMPPPSSGGVHIIQMLNTLENFDLKTKGHNSAATIHIMAEAMKRAYADRSKYLGDPDFVSMPIDKITAKIYGRRIAESISPNSATPSRNISPGDLFSVPEESPQTTHFTIMDEDGSIVSNTYTLNLSYGNAHVITGTGILMNNEMDDFSARAGVPNAYGLIGGEANKIEAGKRPLSSMTPVIVFKNGEAVLATGSPGGARIITTVLHVLVNVLEHGMNIADATAAPRIHHQWMPDELRIEQGISPDTQNLLRKLGYTIALKPPFGAAMTLAKSSLGVYGYADSRRGDAYAAGY; translated from the coding sequence ATGAGACATTTATTTTTTACACTTCTAGCTGTCGTTATGCTTATTGAATCTAGCCTTGCGCAAGGTGTTTCTTTTAATGACGACATGTCGATTCAAAAACCAACCTTTGGCCACAAGGCCATGGTGGTGACTGCTGAGAAAAACGCTTCTGAAGTTGGGGTGCAGATTTTAAAGCAAGGCGGTAATGCCGCAGATGCTGCTGCCGCAGTTGGGTTTGCCCTTGCCGTAACACTACCACGTGCAGGTAATCTTGGCGGTGGAGGTTTTGCCCTTTATTATGACGCACAGGCAAAAGACATTAAAGCCCTCGACTACCGTGAAGTGGCGCCGTCTCGCTCAACTGAAAATATGTACCAACGCAGAGACGGTACAGTTGACTCCAAAAAATCTCTTCATAGCCTCCTTGGCACAGGAGTTCCAGGAACGGTTTCAGGTCTACTTAACTTACAAGAAAAATACGGCCGCCTGACCCGTGAAGAGGTCATGGCACCTGCCATTAAACTTGCAGAAGAAGGCTTCCCTGTTTCTGAATCTCTCGCCCTCTCTCTTTGGGATCACCGTAAGCGCCTGCAAAAAAATCCAGAGACAGCTCGTACATTCTTTAAGACAGGTGGGCGCCCATATGCACCAGGTGAAACGCTTGTTCAGCTCGATTTGGCCAACAGTCTAAAACTTATTTCAATTTACGGTAAAGACGCTTTCTATACAGGCCCTATTGCAGAATCTATTGTAAATGATATGCATACCCATGGCGGCATCATTACCAGAGAAGACCTGCAGAACTACAAACCAGTTTACAGAGACCCTCTTGTGGGTCGTTACCGCGGTTACCAAATTGCTGCTATGCCTCCTCCAAGTAGTGGCGGTGTACATATTATTCAAATGCTCAACACCCTTGAAAACTTTGACCTCAAAACCAAAGGGCATAATAGTGCCGCAACTATCCACATTATGGCTGAAGCCATGAAGCGCGCTTACGCAGATAGAAGTAAATACCTTGGAGACCCTGATTTTGTAAGCATGCCAATTGATAAAATCACAGCTAAAATTTACGGCCGCCGTATTGCAGAATCTATCTCACCAAACAGCGCAACACCGTCACGTAATATCTCTCCTGGTGATCTGTTTAGTGTTCCAGAAGAAAGTCCACAAACCACACACTTCACCATTATGGATGAAGATGGCTCTATTGTATCAAACACCTACACCCTGAACCTTTCATACGGAAATGCCCACGTAATTACAGGTACTGGTATCCTTATGAACAATGAAATGGATGATTTCAGCGCTCGCGCTGGCGTGCCGAATGCTTATGGCCTTATTGGTGGTGAAGCCAACAAAATTGAAGCCGGCAAACGCCCTCTCTCATCAATGACACCTGTCATTGTTTTCAAAAATGGTGAAGCCGTTTTGGCAACAGGTAGCCCGGGCGGTGCACGTATCATTACAACGGTTCTTCATGTTCTCGTGAATGTACTTGAGCATGGCATGAACATCGCAGATGCTACAGCAGCACCACGTATCCACCACCAATGGATGCCTGATGAACTGCGTATTGAACAAGGCATTAGCCCAGACACACAAAACCTTCTAAGAAAGCTTGGCTATACCATTGCTCTTAAACCACCTTTCGGTGCAGCGATGACACTTGCAAAAAGCTCTCTTGGCGTATATGGTTACGCCGATTCACGTCGCGGTGATGCCTATGCGGCGGGATATTAA